A single window of Vigna unguiculata cultivar IT97K-499-35 chromosome 1, ASM411807v1, whole genome shotgun sequence DNA harbors:
- the LOC114163535 gene encoding uncharacterized protein LOC114163535 gives MEALQSWVSDHKLTTIGALWASGIGASLVTYSCKKSPMKPSLRLIHARMHAQALTLAVLSGAAAYHYYEKPSLQPKPVADNIPATSFNHLLQYEIHCPF, from the exons ATGGAGGCACTTCAATCATGGGTTTCAGACCACAAACTCACCACCATTG gGGCGCTCTGGGCATCTGGAATTGGAGCATCACTTGTGACTTATTCATGCAAAAAGTCGCCAATGAAGCCTAGTCTCAGGCTTATCCATGCCAG GATGCATGCTCAGGCGCTAACTTTAGCAGTGTTATCTGGTGCAGCTGCTTACCATTATTATGAGAAACCTTCTCTTCAACCAAAACCAGTGGCAGATAATATTCCTGCCACCAGTTTCAACCACCTTCTCCAATATGAAATTCACTGTCCTTTCTAA